From Candidatus Zixiibacteriota bacterium:
GATCGTCCTGGGAATGCCCAGGAATATGGACGGCTCAATCGGGAAAAAAGGAAAAGAGGTCCTGGAATTCTCTAAAAAGCTTTCATCCAGAATAAAAATTCCGATAACTTTCTGGGATGAGAGGTTGACCACAGTTGAATCTCTGAGGGTTTTAAGAGATACAGGAGCAAAACTTCATAAGCATAAAAAGAAAGTGGATATGCTTTCAGC
This genomic window contains:
- the ruvX gene encoding Holliday junction resolvase RuvX, which translates into the protein MKRILGIDFGERRIGLALSDLLGKMAWPFLTFDTKEDGDSFQRIEQLVEKENVGEIVLGMPRNMDGSIGKKGKEVLEFSKKLSSRIKIPITFWDERLTTVESLRVLRDTGAKLHKHKKKVDMLSA